One window from the genome of Epinephelus fuscoguttatus linkage group LG3, E.fuscoguttatus.final_Chr_v1 encodes:
- the gcgrb gene encoding glucagon receptor, which produces MSQVCLLLALLMLFSCTKVSSTNSLELVKEQWSSYKNQCLDYLNATPPATGLVCNRTFDQYACWPDGLPGTTVNVSCPWFLPWHRKVQQGLVYRVCNEDGQWARKNTSECENDPGEQQYGRILNQLRIMYTVGYSLSLGALLLALGILITFRKLHCMRNNIHMNLFASFILRAVSILVKDALLTLTLNPRSSSDTHTQAWINIPAVTWCRGAMVMMQYSVMANNYWLLVEGIYLHSLLVITVFSERKYFYIYLSIGWGAPLIFVLPWITVKYLYENEECWERNINMGYWWIIRSPILFAYLINFFIFIRIIKILMSKLRAHQMRYTDYKFRLAKSTLTLIPLLGIHAILFTFVIDEYVPKGSMLRLIRLFFDLLFNSFQGLLVAILYCFVNKEVQSEMLKKWKRWKLGKDIDEEYRHTHSHTPHVKSGSIATGNLPYLHDNNASDPSGDSPRLNKADREPSCSAAPEENRRLVVSYSNGTGKGGAAKSRHTLQFSFLPHRSAGIHVSTTTEDVCLEEKGQCRSHALEGEETNV; this is translated from the exons ATGTCCCAGGTGTGTCTCCTCTTGGCCTTGCTTATGCTCTTCAGCTGCACAAAG GTCTCCTCTACTAACTCCCTGGAGCTTGTGAAGGAGCAGTGGAGCAGCTACAAAAACCAGTGCCTGGACTACCTCAACGCCACGCCCCCCGCCACAG GGCTGGTGTGTAACAGGACCTTTGACCAGTACGCCTGCTGGCCTGATGGACTCCCAGGAACCACCGTCAATGTCTCCTGTCCATGGTTCCTGCCATGGCATCGAAAAG TTCAGCAGGGTTTGGTCTACAGAGTCTGCAATGAAGATGGTCAGTGGGCACGAAAGAATACCAGCGAATGTGAGAACGACCCTGGTGAG CAGCAGTACGGCCGCATCCTCAATCAGTTACGGATCATGTATACAGTGGGCTACTCACTCTCCCTGGGAGCTCTGCTACTGGCCTTGGGAATCCTCATCACCTTCAG GAAGCTCCACTGTATGAGGAACAACATCCACATGAACCTGTTTGCCTCCTTCATCCTGAGAGCCGTGTCCATCCTGGTCAAAGATGCCCTACTGACCCTCACACTGAATCCCAGGAGCAGCAGTGACACCCACACACAAGCCTGGATCAACATACCG GCTGTTACTTGGTGTCGTGGTGCCATGGTGATGATGCAGTACAGCGTGATGGCCAACAACTATTGGCTGCTGGTGGAAGGCATCTACCTGCACAGCCTGCTAGTCATCACCGTGTTCAGTGAGAGGAAGTACTTCTACATTTACCTGTCCATCGGCTGGG GTGCACCGCTCATATTCGTGTTGCCATGGATCACAGTCAAATATCTGTATGAGAACGAGGA GTGCTGGGAGAGGAACATTAACATGGGCTACTGGTGGATCATTCGTTCTCCTATACTGTTTGCTTATCTG ATTAACTTCTTCATATTCATACGAATTATCAAAATCCTGATGTCTAAACTCAGAGCTCATCAGATGAGATACACGGACTACAAGTTCAG ATTAGCAAAATCCACTCTCACTCTCATTCCTCTGCTTGGGATTCACGCCATCCTCTTCACCTTTGTCATCGACGAGTACGTCCCTAAAGGCTCCATGCTACGCCTTATTCGCCTCTTCTTTGACCTGCTGTTCAACTCTTTCCAG GGCTTGCTGGTTGCCATCCTGTACTGCTTTGTCAACAAAGAG GTGCAGTCTGAGATGCTGAAAAAGTGGAAGAGGTGGAAGCTGGGTAAGGACATCGATGAGGAGTACCGCCACACCCACAGCCACACACCACACGTCAAGAGTGGCAGCATCGCCACAGGTAATCTGCCCTATCTTCACGACAACAATGCTAGCGACCCCAGCGGTGACTCGCCCCGCCTCAACAAAGCCGACAGAGAACCCTCCTGCTCTGCCGCACCTGAGGAGAACCGCCGACTAGTTGTCTCTTACAGCAACGGGACGGGGAAAGGCGGGGCTGCCAAGAGCAGACACACCCTGCAGTTCTCTTTCCTGCCACACAGAAGCGCTGGGATTCACGTGAGCACTACCACAGAGGACGTGTGTTTGGAGGAGAAGGGGCAGTGCCGCTCACACGCTCTGGAAGGAGAGGAGACTAATGTCTGA